A window of the Lactuca sativa cultivar Salinas chromosome 5, Lsat_Salinas_v11, whole genome shotgun sequence genome harbors these coding sequences:
- the LOC111920610 gene encoding pectinesterase inhibitor 10-like has translation MARRHLTSSPSHSDPKDDQSEGDDDEGQHKGSPRGNTHPWSPTPKVIVNDSIPTPPPSPPKTTVQVTIAPLPPVISTPITTSPLQPPLFSNATLTSTPIITSTIDSSVNISTSDVGAKTEEPPKVTTEPLSPTPSNESSLVFGGVDFEFDSTYYSPYQIPNEEDESAIATKQHFDSVHEKLDNLIASTKKYNDVVLKAFMDTTLNQYTDSIDKCIATIDDSTSLCRRASADVKDLIQDSKVFLDSLKGHANSNAAKLTESIDSLFESLQVEQTKFEIVSSDLSADNKTFLSFIDSRF, from the coding sequence ATGGCTCGCAGACACCTCACCTCTTCACCTTCACATTCAGACCCGAAGGACGACCAGTCTGAAGGTGACGATGATGAAGGGCAACACAAAGGTTCACCTAGGGGTAATACACATCCTTGGTCTCCAACTCCTAAGGTTATTGTTAATGATTCTATTCCaacaccccctccatctccacccAAGACCACTGTTCAGGTCACTATTGCTCCACTACCGCCTGTCATTTCTACACCAATCACTACCTCTCCATTACAACCACCTCTATTTTCCAACGCAACCCTCACCTCTACACCTATCATCACTTCAACCATAGATTCTTCTGTCAACATCAGCACATCTGATGTGGGGGCGAAGACTGAAGAACCTCCTAAAGTCACCACGGAGCCTCTTTCACCAACTCCTTCTAATGAATCTAGTCTAGTTTTTGGAGGAGTTGATTTTGAATTTGATTCTACATATTACAGTCCCTACCAAATTCCTAATGAGGAAGATGAATCTGCTATAGCAACAAAGCAGCACTTTGACAGTGTTCATGAAAAGCTTGATAACCTGATCGCTTCAACAAAAAAGTATAATGATGTTGTTCTTAAAGCTTTCATGGATACAACCCTGAACCAATATACAGATTCCATCGACAAGTGTATTGCTACAATCGATGATTCAACTTCTCTATGCAGACGAGCCTCTGCTGATGTTAAAGATCTCATTCAGGACTCCAAGGTTTTTCTTGACTCTCTCAAGGGTCATGCTAATTCCAATGCTGCCAAGCTCACAGAGTCCATTGATTCGCtttttgaatctcttcaagtggAGCAGACCAAGTTTGAAATAGTCAGCTCCGACCTCTCTGCTGACAACAAGACTTTCTTGTCTTTCATTGACTCTCGGTTTTAA